Proteins encoded in a region of the Leishmania panamensis strain MHOM/PA/94/PSC-1 chromosome 15 sequence genome:
- a CDS encoding hypothetical protein (TriTrypDB/GeneDB-style sysID: LpmP.15.0870): MDSHSSSPTMTATTATAAQQESLEEAYVRLCTQLLLHLQRREISAALRMAEVIRDVLLDSPPTAEHSNGSSSGSGVAGSPSGADLFHGSPAEQLLQLRGQLKTLASAESTRARGDDDLDAASESQSTSSETGNGNSTIEASSDDDDVETDETGLASSSEVDDDVEKIEEVMTVGSSSSHGPQQQQQQTAARLLAEVLKAWPKASTKSAGTPPAEASSSVLSLAKSRTSKPGQLQPRPPLPCHKVYGKGKDNASAVEEGRGLTMPGTPSPLPPLLGEGVAGDEEDESLDADAEAVWVRMQAQVATEMNRLAIVRKHR; this comes from the coding sequence ATGGACTCCCATTCTTCGTCTCcgacgatgacggcgacgacggcaacggccGCTCAGCAGGAGTCGCTCGAGGAAGCGTATGTTCGCCTTTGCactcagctgctgctacacctgcagcgccgcgagatcagtgcagcgctgcgcatgGCGGAAGTCATCCGAGACGTGCTCCTCGACTCGCCACCCACTGCAGAGCACAGTAACGGCTCAAGCAGTGGTAGCGGAGTCGCGGGCTCGCCATCTGGCGCAGACCTCTTTCACGGCAGCCCAGCTGAGCAGCTCTTGCAACTACGAGGTCAGCTGAAGACTTTGGCGTCGGCGGAGTCAACGCGAGCGCGCGGCGATGACGACTTGGATGCAGCAAGTGAATCACAGTCGACCTCATCAGAGACGGGAAACGGCAACAGTACAATCGAAgcgagcagcgacgacgacgacgtggagACGGATGAAACGGGGTTGGCTAGCAGCTCCGAGGTCGACGACGATGTGGAAAAGATAGAAGAGGTAATGACGGtgggtagcagcagcagccatggtccacagcaacagcagcagcaaacggCTGCCCGCCTCCTCGCAGAAGTGCTGAAGGCGTGGCCGAAAGCGTCTACGAAATCCGCCGGTACTCCTCCAGCTGAAGCCTCCTCGTCAGTTCTATCACTGGCGAAGAGTCGTACGAGCAAACCTGGTCAACTTCAGCCTCGTCCTCCGCTACCATGTCACAAGGTATACGGCAAAGGCAAGGACAACGCCAgtgcggtggaggaggggagaggccTGACGATGCCGGGCACACCATCACCGCTACCGCCGCTACTTGGAGAAGGGGTCGCTGGTGATGAAGAAGACGAGAGCCTCGATGCAGACGCCGAGGCAGTGTGGGTGCGAATGCAGGCCCAGGTGGCGACGGAGATGAATCGACTTGCCATAGTGCGCAAGCACCGGTAA
- a CDS encoding hypothetical protein (TriTrypDB/GeneDB-style sysID: LpmP.15.0860): MMRLSVLSRAAWRHTGAQLAASVGRKSSIATAMNKTKTAKKRSASSRVTSRRGRASPARLNESMTGAAGSRVVVAPPDVATTDVARTNAHVTSLHKLSNTTSLASSAVYLARGERKTRVSSLDSHASASFPPPSPPLRPLSALPTSSPPPIPHVNGCNVSVATLQRRIRSLLAQLVLLSPEPLRPSALFARYRDAVDEETASMCAWAAHAVYRYDHGLLHCGTNGASHAACRGVLSEGEAGARDVERQTAGTTEDNANSGSSCGGGAAVEQRVLWRRGQQLSQAFRTSVVPLVTALGRGGGSGGTEMSVAPRLPASHEVEQWMFLSIIFSDAEFRVSPYSGAVSYPALPSMLLATVNPLRDREVAKLCYALQWGVQAKAAAYAAFCETRDTSGMKYLSGTAIRKHEQQSPVPSATAREEVADTCEFVWLNGAAGSPTWTTAHAQYLLHSALAGVRKPSDESATRSVAPTTGFSADQQLRKTISAAARQQHTSGHPLVDVMLHASSVVGVATRGGGSQTSEANVFMNSGGTAVGTTRGSAAAAAQPPALGWNEGKKGTDVATSFAADTSEDGLFAVMMGDLPTRSLSAGAMYEINRRLIAHLFRKFTAIPIPVARLSTAVRWNLSVAHAAQFRSFLYFLLLTSANPMVHRMAEGQRHRRRANALCADVWGRKRGYDGEARGGVEDEVRNALAQYDPRTFKCLQDSGTAEGSTVAALRRAFVADAEVTEKCEHAPTTVIETMCVRVLPHARPGQWRTAPRSPTCGAAAEASVSPAFCGYPLRFIEVLPTWRQTPEEVLQYLWRQQDQAQLCSKDASWLENEEPYILVFSLDRGVLDTRLRLVIDRYLDLRNGAAASTVPPNRATLARVTLRQLGVITLWAHEYGAEMAAELLFVHLLPRHEEVRLHPPMESGHKLWGEETHKQTITTSGDETNSGSGSGYGAWTVEFLPH, from the coding sequence ATGATGCGTCTCTCGGTACTCTCTCGTGCGGCTTGGAGGCACACCGGTGCCCAGCTAGCGGCGTCGGTCGGGCGTAAGTCGTCGATCGCGACGGCGATGAACAAAACAAAGACGGCAAAGAAGAGGTCTGCATCAAGCCGCGTCACCTCTCGCCGCGGCAGGGCGAGTCCAGCACGTCTCAACGAATCCATGACGGGGGCTGCCGGATCGCGCGTAGTGGTGGCGCCACCTGACGTCGCCACTACGGATGTGGCCCGCACAAATGCACACGTGACAAGTCTACACAAGCTGAGCAACACCACGAGCCTCGCCTCATCAGCAGTGTACCTCGCACGCGGTGAACGCAAGACACGTGTGAGCTCATTAGACAGCCACGCCAGCGCGTcatttcctcctccctcgcctcctctgcggcCCTTATCTGCACTGCCCACATCCTCGCCGCCCCCCATACCGCATGTGAATGGCTGCAACGTCTCCGTAGCAactctgcagcgccgcattcgctctcttctcgcccaactggtgctgctctcccccGAGCCGCTGCGTCCGAGTGCCCTCTTTGCCCGCTACCGCGACGCGGTGGACGAAGAGACGGCAagcatgtgtgcgtgggccGCCCATGCCGTGTACAGGTACGACCACGGGTTACTGCATTGCGGCACCAATGGGGCAAGTCATGCGGCGTGCAGGGGGGTGttgagcgagggagaggcaggtgCACGCGATGTCGAACGGCAAACGGCGGGTACAACGGAGGACAATGCAAACAGTGGAagcagctgtggtggcggtgcggcggtAGAGCAGCGTGTGCTGTGGAGAcgagggcagcagctgtcCCAAGCCTTTCGCACGAGTGTCGTGCCACTGGTGACGGCCCTGggccgtggcggtggtagtggtggaaCCGAGATGTCCGTGGCCCCTCGCCTGCCCGCCAGCCACGAAGTGGAGCAGTGGATGTTCTTGTCGATCATCTTTTCAGATGCCGAGTTCCGTGTCTCGCCGTACTCCGGCGCTGTCTCCTACCCGGCATTGCCGTCCATGCTGCTGGCTACAGTCAACCCACTGCGCGATCGTGAAGTTGCGAAGCTCTGCTATGCCCTGCAATGGGGAGTGCAGGCAAAGGCTGCCGCCTACGCCGCGTTCTGTGAGACGCGGGACACCAGCGGCATGAAGTACTTAAGCGGCACTGCGATCCGGAAACACGAGCAGCAGTCACCTGTACCATCGGCCACCGCTCGAGAAGAGGTAGCCGACACTTGCGAATTTGTGTGGCTGAATGGGGCGGCGGGGTCGCCGACATGGACCACCGCCCATGCACAGtacctcctccacagcgccTTGGCAGGAGTACGCAAGCCATCCGATGAGTCGGCCACCAGGTCCGTCGCGCCCACGACAGGGTTCTCAGCAGACCAACAGCTGCGCAAGACCATCTCGGCCGCAgcaaggcagcagcacacttCTGGGCATCCGCTCGTGGATGTGATGCTGCATGCTTCGTCTGTGGTCGGCGTAGCAactcgcggcggcggctcccAAACGAGCGAAGCGAATGTATTCATGAATAGTGGTGGCACAGCGGTGGGGACGACGCGAGgctctgcagcggcagcggcacagccacCAGCCCTCGGGTGGAatgaagggaaaaaaggcaCAGACGTTGCCACGTCCTTTGCAGCGGACACCAGCGAAGATGGCCTGTTCGCTGTTATGATGGGCGATCTGCCAACTCGCAGCCTGTCCGCCGGCGCCATGTACGAGATCAATCGCCGTCTTATCGCACATCTCTTTCGCAAGTTTACGGCTATCCCCATCCCTGTTGCACGCCTGTCCACCGCGGTGCGGTGGAACTTGTCGGTAGCACATGCCGCGCAGTTCCGATCCTTCCTGTACTTCTTGCTTCTCACATCGGCGAACCCGATGGTGCATCGCATGGCCGAGGGTCAACGACATCGCCGGCGTGCCAACGCTCTGTGCGCCGATGTCTGGGGCCGGAAAAGGGGCTACGATGGTGAGGCGCGAGGCGGCGTCGAAGACGAGGTGCGCAACGCACTCGCTCAGTACGACCCGCGCACCTTTAAATGTCTTCAagacagcggcaccgccgagGGAAGTACTgtagcagcgctgcgtcgggCGTTTGTCGCCGACGCTGAGGTCACGGAGAAGTGCGAGCACGCCCCAACTACCGTGATAGAGAcgatgtgcgtgcgtgtcctTCCGCACGCGCGACCAGGGCAGTGGCGCACCGCACCCCGCAGTCCGACCTGTGGCGCGGCTGCTGAAGCGTCGGTGAGCCCAGCCTTCTGCGGCTATCCGCTGCGCTTTATCGAGGTGCTGCCGACGTGGCGCCAGACACCCGAAGAAGTGCTTCAGTACCTGTGGCGTCAGCAAGACCAGGCACAGCTTTGCAGCAAGGACGCGAGCTGGCTGGAGAACGAGGAGCCGTACATCCTGGTCTTCTCGCTTGATCGCGGGGTGCTTGAcacgcgcctgcgcctcgtcATTGACAGGTATTTGGATCTCAGGAatggtgctgcagcctccACCGTGCCTCCCAATAGGGCCACTCTCGCACGGGTGACTCTGCGTCAGCTTGGAGTGATAACGCTGTGGGCTCACGAGTACGGCGCGGAGATGGCGGCAGAGCTCCTGTTTGTGCACCTGCTGCCCCGCCACGAAgaggtgcggctgcaccCTCCGATGGAAAGCGGACACAAGCTTTGGGGTGAGGAGACCCACAAGCAGACGATCACGACCAGCGGTGACGAGACcaacagtggcagcggcagtggctaTGGCGCATGGACAGTCGAATTTCTCCCCCACTGA
- a CDS encoding myo-inositol-1 phosphatase, putative (TriTrypDB/GeneDB-style sysID: LpmP.15.0890), which translates to MSISVMSTPGPAPASADAGGVNLIEALGVAIEAADKGSRIIWQSFEKRRTAAAAAAIFNTTSSLATGGAASLEAETKTSASNLVTQYSQQCSETITRILRRYSEEVQREKPHLHFAFLTELNPDTPLSDDYTWVIDPIDGAISFLHGLPDCCISIGLTYRKQPVLAVVFTPFISSGVRLTVAAAAVLNAVQQQQQQHQQHQQLASSPASSVTTAAAPGAQSSFVGASPRTPLGTSKIKKTDEPEASAAPAIALPPALSAPLLTSLSRASALPHTVPIITHTTASVVPECNGELFTAIKGLGAFVNGRQIRVNAKAVPTTSVVVFNHPCGVMLSTPEAVNPDSAIVRRRKYDAVIDCSVAMREELLRLPVTALRCSGSCATTLAHVAAGRVDAYLEPAGKIWNVCAGSLLVAEAGGVVYNMLGRPLDMAYDATIVAAATLEMADLMTEKCVRHGFGQYWLPETE; encoded by the coding sequence atgAGCATTAGTGTCATGTCAACACCAGGGCCAGCGCCAGCATCCGCGGACGCAGGAGGTGTGAACCTCATCGAGGCCCTCGGTGTCGCCATCGAAGCAGCCGATAAGGGCAGCCGCATTATCTGGCAAAGCTTTGAAAAGCgccgcactgcagcggcagccgcagccatcTTCAACACAACCAGCTCGCTTGCAACCGGCGGTGCGGCCTCGTTAGAAGCGGAAACCAAGACCTCTGCATCGAACCTGGTCACACAGTACAGCCAACAATGTAGTGAGACCATTACCCGCATCCTTCGCCGGTACTCGGAGGAGGTGCAACGCGAGAAGCCGCATCTTCACTTTGCCTTCTTGACGGAGCTCAACCCTgacacccccctctccgaTGACTACACGTGGGTCATTGACCCCATCGACGGCGCCATTTCGTTCTTGCATGGGTTACCCGACTGCTGCATCAGCATTGGGCTCACCTACCGAAAGCAGCCGGTCCTGGCAGTGGTGTTTACACCCTTCATTAGCTCTGGTGTTCGGCTCACCgtagcggctgcagcggtgctgaatgctgtgcagcagcagcagcagcagcaccaacagcatCAGCAGTTGGCCTCGTCTCCGGCTTCATCagtcaccaccgctgcagctcctggTGCCCAGAGTAGCTTCGTTGGGGCCTCCCCCCGCACCCCACTGGGCACCAGCAAGATCAAGAAGACGGATGAGCCCGAGGCTTCCGCCGCGCCAGCCATTGCACTGCCTCCGGCGCtatcggcgccgctgctcactTCGCTCTCTAGGGCGTCTGCATTGCCGCACACAGTACCCATCATCACGCACACCACGGCGAGCGTCGTGCCAGAGTGCAACGGCGAGCTCTTCACGGCCATCAAGGGCCTTGGCGCCTTCGTCAATGGGCGGCAGATACGCGTAAACGCAAAGGCTGTGCCGACCACGTCCGTTGTTGTGTTCAACCACCCTTGCGGTGTGATGCTGTCGACGCCCGAGGCGGTCAACCCCGACAGCGCGATCGTTCGTCGACGCAAGTACGACGCCGTCATTGACTGCAGCGTGGCCATGcgtgaggagctgctgcgcttaCCGGTAACGGCGCTACGGTGCTctggcagctgcgcgacgacCCTCGCGCACGTGGCGGCTGGACGCGTGGACGCGTATCTTGAGCCGGCCGGTAAGATATGGAATGTTTGTGCCGGATCGCTGCTCGTCGCCGAGGCCGGCGGCGTTGTATACAACATGCTCGGCAGGCCGCTCGACATGGCATATGACGCCACCATCGTGGCCGCGGCGACGCTAGAGATGGCCGATTTGATGACGGAGAAGTGCGTGCGGCACGGCTTTGGTCAGTACTGGTTGCCTGAGACTGAGTGA
- a CDS encoding membrane transporter, putative (TriTrypDB/GeneDB-style sysID: LpmP.15.0880) — MAHAEANDGTIFRLSKAPSPSATTSTTRSPLARDEVVTAASSVSSLSPGRPSSYSRNVPFTLLFSLLDGSFYSMWAMQLLPVFLLNTTSSITAVSFLASVCGVAQLLGALVVGCIADRQPRQRCIRTGAVCAVVSLALFVCAFWTASIWLILCAQALWGLYTGIISTSVEALFADSVPQGQRTSIYNVKWVIQTVSYIGGYGVAALLFFVWGNSWSPPRVRVVMTLGVVVHPLALVPLCWLQDRYSVREENEGILRSNSPRNSVAAGTAKQAPTAVVATVSDANLEPCVYSALQSVTQQPADAATVLAAGSTHIAVSDVFRDGTHFRFTVALPFCAATETLRRESCGDDAGGVQECTAMVAHTAVREGLLSAPAKGSRSSKQPQQQSSSITIREDGEGVLRVCDMFSSLRHSCWRGLTSLRSVPYWMSLVDLLLAIGSGMSLPYFPLFFASECNVSPVGLNAIYIASTMLTAATSSCLPWLINNCGLGRVPTALGVRLVGTVTLFVLATARRQSTATTLPGIIVLFLCRNALMNSVLGITRSVIMDCVAKDSRAKWSALESVSLVSWTGSAMLGGYITKQHGYRRNFVVTAVLQFSAALLMIPAALGARALDAPLNNQSQLVEDVMLTVSPTAPSYTVKEARGRRQ; from the coding sequence ATGGCCCATGCAGAGGCGAACGATGGCACAATATTTCGACTGAGCAAGGCACCGTCACCGTCGGCGACCACTTCCACAACGCGCTCGCCGCTGGCGCGAGACGAGGTCGTGACCGCCGCATCCTCCGTGTCTTCTCTGTCGCCGGGCAGGCCCTCATCGTACAGCCGAAACGTCCCTTTCACGCTTTTATTTAGCCTCCTCGACGGCTCCTTCTACAGCATGTGGGCAATGCAGCTCCTTCCAGTCTTCCTGCTTAACACGACATCGAGCATCACTGCCGTGAGCTTTCTCGCCTCCGTCTGTGGGGTCGCGCAGCTTCTCGGTGCGCTTGTCGTCGGATGCATTGCCGACcgccagccgcggcagcgctgcatccGGACAGGGGCCGTCTGTGCTGTGGTGtccctcgccctcttcgTTTGTGCCTTCTGGACTGCCAGTATATGGCTCATCCTCTGCGCGCAGGCGCTGTGGGGCCTCTACACGGGTATCATCTCAACCAGCGTGGAGGCGCTCTTCGCCGACAGCGTCCCGCAAGGGCAGCGCACGTCCATCTATAATGTCAAGTGGGTGATACAGACGGTCAGCTACATTGGGGGCTACGGCGTtgccgcgctgctcttctttgTGTGGGGAAACTCGTGGAGTCCACCGCGCGTTCGCGTGGTTATGACGCTCGGCGTGGTGGTACACCCGCTTGCCCTCGTACCGCTGTGCTGGCTGCAGGATCGCTACTCCGTGAGGGAGGAAAACGAGGGCATTTTGCGTAGCAACTCGCCACGCAACTCCGTGGCGGCAGGCACGGCAAAACAGGCCCCAACGGCGGTGGTCGCTACGGTATCTGACGCTAATCTCGAGCCGTGTGTGTACTCAGCTCTGCAGTCAGTGACACAGCAGCCAGCagatgccgccaccgtccTAGCGGCTGGATCGACTCACATCGCCGTCTCGGACGTCTTCAGGGATGGAACTCACTTCCGGTTCACCGTGGCGCTTCCattctgcgccgccaccgaaACCCTAAGAAGGGAAAGTTGTGGTGACGATGCCGGAGGCGTGCAAGAGTGCACAGCAATGGTTGCACACACCGCGGTCAGGGAAGGTCTTCTCAGCGCACCTGCGAAGGGTAGCCGCTCCTCTAaacagccgcaacagcagagcTCAAGCATCACCATACGCGAAGACGGCGAGGGTGTGCTGCGGGTGTGTGACATGTTCAGCAGCCTCAGACACAGCTGCTGGCGTGGCTTGACGTCGCTGCGCTCTGTGCCGTACTGGATGTCCTTGGtcgatctcctcctcgccatcggCTCCGGCATGTCGCTGCCGtacttccctctcttcttcgcttctgAGTGCAACGTAAGCCCTGTCGGTCTCAACGCCATATACATCGCTTCCACCATGCtgaccgccgccacctcctcatGCCTGCCGTGGCTTATCAATAACTGTGGACTTGGCCGCGTTCCAACAGCCCTGGGTGTGCGGCTAGTGGGCACAGTCACGCTCTTCGTGCTCGCCACCGCTCGACGCCAGTCCACCGCCACGACCCTGCCAGGCATCATCgtgctctttctctgccgcAACGCGCTCATGAACTCCGTCCTTGGCATTACCCGCAGTGTCATCATGGACTGCGTGGCCAAGGACAGCCGCGCGAAGTGGTCAGCACTCGAGAGCGTCTCGCTCGTTTCCTGGACTGGCAGCGCCATGCTTGGTGGTTATATTACGAAGCAACACGGCTACCGACGCAACTTCGTCGTGACAGCAGTGCTCCAGTTTTCGGCAGCGCTTCTCATGATTCCGGCGGCCCTtggcgcacgcgcgctcGACGCCCCACTAAATAATCAGTCGCAGCTCGTAGAGGATGTCATGTTAACCGTCTCGCCGACAGCGCCCTCGTACACAGTCAAAGAGGCGCGCGGCAGACGGCAGTGA